A genome region from Novipirellula galeiformis includes the following:
- a CDS encoding polysaccharide biosynthesis tyrosine autokinase — translation MSPHPNGPDSRRQNSSGRAKVKRSAHGNDKSNIEFDPKLLWVTVRRCWLWATPIGLSLAAAAAFIVYSRFVPIYQATHLLEANQDYVVFQGVMPTSRNLAATERQLITTDLVLDSVLADAEVQATGLFQNSEAAKNALRAGLSIGNAGVDSLLTISFKHADPEVAALVCNKVTEAYLVQRDRLDGERVSNLESWLAPSIELWKSEVQAHEKRVRELSKAALGFDPTQRVEGLENDLSILTGLRRDLANYIVEESILEAKVAMHEAGVSGESDRNIELPKLEIPEPTTAEIDRYVESSAEVSRYENRVAQLQGMIRSMEDGDLVRIQRDHYEGLKTQLADTEDDLRQARIDVRSTAVAEIKSDALELAERNRKAQLAQLEFKRKAELKLGQQSDQQRLAELKAKRAITQQEYDNEKARLEKQGGNSADLKFAQEDREVAVGILAQLNQRVAAIRTERRRGSGVHTMAAANTPTRPIEPMPTKNMVVVAAGAFAIPFLLGLLWEFRTQRISDATTLESKDVAPVIGEVARLPSKIGVGKRQRVFEESIDTLRANLMLSRDTVGVRSITIASSMSGEGKSSVSSQLAISLAKACGKTVLLIDADLRSPDQHAIFGLEMGAGLSKVLSGEVDFDNAIDRSLGDLVHVMPAGQLDMSPHRLLNASALRDLLDRALEHYSYVVIDTAPVLAAGETLAIAAETDATLVCVMRDVSRSDTVVRSSRRLEAAGANVVGTVFSGVPYSNYAYRYGDYRYLTPKHDRVPDAVATPTPAGMPLHGGMNEQSVL, via the coding sequence ATGTCCCCCCATCCCAATGGCCCCGACTCGCGCCGCCAAAATTCCTCGGGTCGTGCCAAGGTCAAACGCAGCGCCCACGGTAACGATAAGTCGAACATCGAGTTTGACCCCAAATTGCTCTGGGTGACCGTGCGTCGTTGTTGGTTATGGGCGACCCCGATCGGATTGTCGTTAGCCGCGGCAGCGGCCTTTATCGTCTATTCCCGATTTGTGCCGATCTACCAAGCAACCCACCTGTTGGAAGCCAACCAAGATTACGTGGTGTTCCAAGGCGTCATGCCGACGTCGCGGAACTTGGCAGCAACCGAACGCCAACTGATCACCACCGATTTGGTGTTGGACAGCGTGTTGGCCGATGCCGAGGTGCAAGCGACCGGACTGTTTCAGAACAGCGAAGCGGCTAAGAATGCGTTGCGAGCGGGGTTAAGCATCGGCAATGCGGGAGTCGATTCGTTGCTGACGATCAGCTTCAAGCATGCCGATCCCGAAGTCGCTGCATTGGTTTGCAACAAGGTGACCGAGGCTTATTTGGTGCAACGAGACCGGCTCGATGGCGAACGTGTCTCCAACTTGGAAAGTTGGTTGGCGCCGTCGATCGAGCTTTGGAAAAGTGAAGTCCAAGCCCACGAGAAACGGGTCCGCGAATTGAGCAAAGCGGCACTCGGTTTTGATCCCACCCAACGCGTCGAAGGCCTTGAGAACGATCTTTCGATTCTGACCGGTTTGCGACGGGATTTGGCAAACTACATCGTGGAGGAATCGATTCTTGAAGCCAAAGTGGCGATGCACGAAGCGGGCGTCTCCGGCGAATCGGACCGCAATATTGAGTTGCCCAAACTTGAGATCCCCGAGCCGACGACCGCCGAGATCGATCGCTACGTCGAGTCCAGTGCAGAAGTGAGCCGATATGAAAATCGAGTGGCTCAGTTGCAAGGGATGATTCGCTCGATGGAAGATGGTGATTTGGTCCGCATTCAACGCGATCACTACGAGGGCTTAAAAACTCAGCTTGCCGACACCGAGGATGACTTGCGTCAAGCTCGCATCGACGTGCGGTCAACGGCGGTCGCGGAAATCAAAAGTGACGCCCTGGAGCTTGCCGAGCGAAACCGCAAGGCCCAGTTGGCTCAGTTAGAATTCAAACGAAAAGCCGAATTGAAATTGGGGCAACAGTCCGACCAACAACGATTGGCGGAACTGAAGGCCAAACGCGCGATCACGCAACAAGAATATGACAACGAAAAAGCACGCTTGGAAAAACAGGGTGGCAACTCCGCGGATCTAAAGTTTGCCCAGGAAGATCGCGAGGTCGCGGTCGGCATCCTGGCTCAATTGAATCAACGCGTCGCAGCGATTCGTACCGAGCGTCGACGCGGCAGCGGCGTGCACACGATGGCGGCGGCTAACACGCCGACGCGTCCTATCGAGCCGATGCCAACCAAGAACATGGTCGTCGTCGCTGCCGGTGCCTTTGCCATCCCCTTCCTGTTGGGCTTGCTCTGGGAATTCCGTACCCAACGAATCAGTGATGCCACCACCTTGGAATCCAAGGACGTGGCTCCCGTGATTGGCGAAGTCGCACGACTGCCCTCGAAGATTGGAGTCGGCAAACGCCAACGCGTCTTCGAAGAGAGTATCGATACGTTGAGGGCTAATTTGATGTTGTCCCGAGATACGGTCGGAGTCCGCTCGATCACCATCGCTAGCAGCATGTCGGGCGAAGGCAAAAGTAGTGTGTCCTCGCAATTGGCCATCTCATTGGCCAAGGCGTGCGGGAAAACCGTGCTGTTGATCGACGCCGACCTCCGCAGTCCCGATCAACACGCGATTTTTGGACTCGAGATGGGGGCCGGCTTGAGCAAGGTACTCTCCGGTGAGGTCGATTTTGACAATGCCATCGACCGCTCCCTCGGCGATCTGGTGCATGTGATGCCCGCCGGACAGCTTGACATGAGTCCGCACCGCTTGCTCAACGCATCGGCGCTGCGAGATTTGCTTGATCGAGCCCTCGAGCATTACAGCTACGTGGTGATCGACACCGCTCCGGTATTGGCCGCAGGTGAAACCCTGGCCATCGCAGCGGAGACGGATGCCACTTTGGTGTGTGTGATGCGTGACGTCAGCCGTAGCGATACCGTCGTGCGGAGCAGTCGTCGTTTGGAGGCCGCTGGTGCTAACGTCGTCGGCACTGTGTTTAGCGGCGTCCCCTACAGCAACTATGCCTACCGCTACGGCGACTATCGCTATTTGACGCCTAAGCACGATCGAGTGCCCGATGCGGTGGCTACACCTACGCCCGCAGGCATGCCGTTGCACGGCGGGATGAATGAGCAAAGTGTGTTGTAG
- a CDS encoding exosortase/archaeosortase family protein yields MSKRKPRKTRPPIDKSRIEAASKRAGLAGSGSSDSAGKRARGKRSPSSVASSSSAARGNVFQAALQRATGRGGRRFSRHHASNASSVLLPAGDHLAKPVFWLWAAGIAFAFVFAFWPTWEWLELQWRNEPDYSHGYIVIPLSLMLLWMRWDQFPGVRRNVDWRGLSLIGLGVGMRIVGRLAYMDFMDGWSLVPLVAGIVWLLLGAPAMRWAAPAICFLLMLVPLPYRAESLLSWNLQGVATTLSTIMLRILGLPAIAEGHTIWVDDDQLMIAQACSGLRIFVGMFAMAFFWCATVRRSWIDRTIILVAALPMALWVNALRITATGYLYGWFPSPASRHLIHDWSGYLMIPLAAGLLWCVKVFWERVYRPVKIHDHTERLRSNVVPS; encoded by the coding sequence GTGAGTAAACGCAAGCCTCGCAAAACCAGGCCGCCGATCGACAAGTCGAGGATCGAGGCAGCCAGTAAACGAGCGGGTTTGGCCGGTTCGGGCTCTTCGGATTCCGCTGGTAAACGCGCCCGTGGCAAACGCTCGCCATCCTCTGTGGCATCGAGTTCCTCCGCCGCTCGCGGCAATGTTTTCCAAGCCGCCCTGCAACGTGCAACCGGTCGCGGTGGTCGTCGTTTTTCCCGTCATCATGCTTCGAATGCCTCTTCGGTCTTGTTGCCCGCCGGTGATCATTTGGCCAAGCCCGTTTTTTGGTTGTGGGCGGCTGGGATTGCCTTTGCCTTTGTCTTCGCCTTTTGGCCGACCTGGGAATGGCTCGAGTTGCAATGGCGAAACGAGCCGGACTATTCACACGGTTACATCGTGATTCCGCTTTCGCTGATGTTGTTGTGGATGCGTTGGGATCAATTCCCCGGCGTCCGTCGCAATGTCGATTGGCGCGGCTTGTCATTGATCGGTCTGGGCGTCGGCATGCGAATCGTCGGACGTTTGGCTTACATGGATTTTATGGACGGTTGGTCACTGGTCCCACTGGTTGCCGGAATCGTCTGGTTGCTGTTGGGAGCCCCCGCGATGCGATGGGCGGCCCCGGCGATCTGTTTTCTGCTGATGTTGGTGCCTCTGCCGTATCGCGCCGAGAGTCTGCTCAGTTGGAATTTGCAAGGCGTTGCGACCACCCTTAGTACGATCATGTTGCGCATCCTAGGGTTGCCTGCGATCGCCGAAGGACACACGATTTGGGTCGATGACGACCAATTGATGATTGCCCAAGCTTGCTCGGGGCTCCGCATCTTTGTGGGGATGTTTGCGATGGCCTTTTTCTGGTGTGCCACCGTCCGGCGCAGTTGGATCGATCGCACCATCATCCTCGTTGCTGCACTGCCCATGGCATTGTGGGTGAACGCATTGCGGATCACCGCCACAGGCTACTTGTACGGTTGGTTCCCATCGCCCGCGTCCCGACATCTCATTCACGACTGGAGCGGTTATCTGATGATCCCGCTGGCCGCCGGATTGCTCTGGTGCGTCAAGGTTTTTTGGGAGCGGGTTTATCGTCCTGTCAAGATTCACGATCACACCGAGCGGCTACGCAGCAACGTCGTACCGTCTTGA